The Lactuca sativa cultivar Salinas chromosome 2, Lsat_Salinas_v11, whole genome shotgun sequence genome includes the window GTGAGTGGTTTTTGACCATGTCGAAAGATGAAAAATACCATAACTCAATTATCTATTTTCCTAATAAAATCGGATGTAAATATTCAAAAGATGATAAGATGAACACCCTGAACTAAACAATAACATGGAGAATTACTTTTTTTTGAAGTTTCCAAAACACTTAGGGTGCATTTAATTGCAGAAAAATGGGTCGTTTtcccaaaagaaaagaaaaggggTGAACCTAATAGAGGATGAAGGTGCATTGAATAATAATCCATTGATGAAACTTTCTTTAGCTCATACTGGGCAAGAAACAAAAGAAAAGGGGTGAACCTAAAGACAAAATGGAGAAAACATTAAAGACAAAAGCAAAAATAGGAGATAGAGATGAGGGTTTGCATGCCACCAATGGCAAGATAACGACAAAGAATGGAGGATATTTGGTGTCTCTGAGAAGAAGATTAGAAGAAAAGAAAATAGGGGATCAATTGGAGACCCCAATGAATGTTTTTGATACGCTTCCTAGTGATTTTTGTTTCCATGGAGATTGTTGGTGGTATGTCCTACCTTTTTGAATCATTTATCAGATTCATACTTGCTTGTGTTTGATACTTCTATGAAGATTGGTGAGAATATTGTGCTCATTGATGCTTCTTCTCGGTATCATAAGAGATCAGATACATGGCATGTGGTTATGGAAAtatatggtatatatatatatatatatatatatatatatatatatatatatatatagtgcaaGTTAGGGTAATAGCCACAAAAAAAATGATGGTAACATGTTTGATTTTGCTTTGAACTAAGAATGTTGCAAAAACTCGTTACTCGTGTGACTTCATCCACCTGAAAATAGATCAGATTTGAGCATCTTGATAATTCTTATAAGGAACAATGATGAGAAGGCAACTGATCAGCTTAGAAGATACCCTGATTATTGAAAATTTTCTTCATCATCTTGATTATGAAATAGGAATAAGACAAAACAACCATGTGAAAAATAGAACTAATCTCTTCTTCTTTCTGAATCAAAAGCGGGATGATGAGTTGGGTTCATTGCAAGACACACACATCAGAGGTGTTTGGGTATTGGGCAACAAGGGACCAATGAAAGTATCAGGCTAGTTTAGGGTTTTTAGAAACCTGCAAAAATAGTGGTAAAGATATGTAAATACCCCATAACAGTTTTGTATGGCCCACTTAGCATTGGTCCAGTGAAGGAATTCCGTATGTACCAGGTTGAACTCCTCACATTTCGGTTCCATAGGCATATTGATTGCAAGTGAAGAATTGAGCaaagaaaatgagagaaatgcTTTGATCTTCATTTCTGTATTGGATCGGTTAACTACAACTATGGAACTGTTACAAAATATATacagaagaaagaagaaagagaagCCTCTAACTAATATAACCGACTAACAACAATTACATGAGAGACATGCGATCTAACTAACAAGCAACTAACTCAAGCTAACTAACTAAATATAACTAACACCCCGCTCTCAAGTGGAGGGTGAGTAAATCCCAATTTGTTTAATAAAGTGTATTGTTGCTTGCTTGGAAGGTTCTTTGTGAACAAATCAGGTATATGGTCTTGTGTAGGAACATGTTGCAGAGATATAAGCCCATCTTGTAATTTTTGGCAATGTATATTGCAACATGTGGTCTAACTCCACATGTTTGGTTCTTTCATGAATTATGGGGTTTTTGGCAATATATATTACTTGACTGTCGATCACAACGAACTCGAACAAGAGTGACATTAGGAACTCCAATTTCATGAAGTAATCGAGTTAATCAAGCAAGTTCAGCTGTGAGTCTTTGCATACTTctatattctgcttcagcggATGATAAAGAAACAATTATTTGGTTCTTTGACTTCCATGCAGTTGGGCTGTTTCCAAGAAGAACAACAAAACCACTAACACTTCTTCTAGATTGAGGACAAGAAATTGTTTGAGATTTGATATTTCTTCTTCTTTGTTTCCTGTGATCATTAAATCATCAACATAGACTGCCGTAAATTTTTTAAATGAAccaattgttttgtgaaaaagaGAGTAATCATTTTTGGAGTGTTGATAACCTCTTTCATTCAAGGCAAAATATAATTTTACATACCATTgtcaagatgcttgtttcaatccatacaaTGATTTTTGAAGTTTGCACACTTGATGTGGGTTGGATAATTGAAGTCCTAGAGGTGGCTTCATGTAAATTTCTTCGTCCAAGTCACcatttagaaaaatcattgtgGACATCTAGTTGAAACATTGGCCATGATTTCTTGACAGCTATACCAAAAAGAGCTCGAATTGTTGTCATTTTGGCAACAGGAGAAAAAGTTTCAGTATAATCAATGCCTTCCTTTTGAGTAAACCCTTTAATAACAAATATTCCTTTGCATCTTTCTACATCCCCATTGGCTTTATATTTTACTTTATAAAACCATTTACAACTAATGGGTTTATTGCCTTTGGGAAGATCCATAATTTtccaagtgttattagcctctatcAGCTCTGTTTTCTTTCGGCTTCAACGATCAACCCTTCATGTAGCACCCTCTTTAATCCCCTTGTTACTGTTATAGATATATCAGCTTTGATCGATTCACGTTTCATTACTAGTTATTGAATAAGTCTTTCGGAAAGGGAGGAATAGCATTATATTTTACTGGTACGTGTTTTTTTAGCTTTTGTTCAGCTCAATACATATAGGAATATCTTTCAATAAAGTGTCACGACTATTTTTGATCAGTAAATTAGGGTACATGTTTGTCTAGTAGTACTAATTTCAACAGTTACATCCTCTACCTTCAATCTCTTGATTACATGCTAAAAGAGAAACACCAGCGATCGAACCTTTTTAGGGGCATGCCATTCTTAGCAAAATTGAATCCGAAAAAAACAATTGACATAGCACCTGCCGCCTTCGCTTATTGCAATACAAATAAAACAACCCCTAATCGTCTGATTGGGAATGTGGCTATTAGGTGTTGAAATGGATGCTTGAATTTGTTATGTATCGGCAATATGCATTCCCAAATGTAAGTAACTTTTGTAATATTGTTTTTTTCATTTTGTCTATTACACTAAACCGTCTCTTTTGTTCaataacattttttgttttattctgCATATAGAACTTTTGGAATGATAGAAACCCAATTCTAGAAAAGTTGTTGGACGATGTGGTCAACGCGTTGATGACTATTTTTCAAAGTAAATATATGAAATGAAGCCTGTGTTCAATGGTTAGTTCTGTTTTCTATACTTGTTATTAATgggtttatttttattataatatttttataataacttTTATTGGTGTCTAAACTTTGCATAGCAGACGAATaagtttgtttatgttttttacattatgttcttatttattttgtttgatttttaaccTTTTACGGTTTAAATAAAGTCATGTATcatatgttttttgtttttacacataaaaatataaaatcttgACTCATCTTTGCTTTTGGTTCTTGATTAGCTTCTCATTGCGATGGTTGGTTCGAGTCCACTTTGAATATTACAGCCATAGTAATCGGAAAGCCGCAAAAAGACAGGAGTTTCtttgttttttacttttttttaggtGTCATAGGTTTACAATGAAAACAATGGTACTTTCTCATTTGATTTTTGAGTCTAACATGATTGTGTTTTAGTactttatttttaactattatttatTGTAGTTGTCAATTTTATGATTTCACATGACTAAATTTCTGAACTTATAAACACATATATCCATGTATCAAGCGGAAGACCGGTATAATCGGTTTCGAAAATATttgatatttgtttttttattaatagATATATACATTACGGTTCTACAATCGTATTCTATCACTACCAGAAAACAAAACAGAGCAATAGCGACAGAATTTTAGTGATGGCAAAATCCGTCGGAAAAATGACGGGTTTTCGACGGATTTCCGACAGAATATTTATTAGGATATTAGCAACGCATTTTGCGACAGTTTGGCAACACAATAAAATCGGTTTGTAATCCGTTACAACTTCCGACGGTTTACCGACGGAAATCAACAAATCTGAAATTCCGTCGGTAATCGGTTggtaaattaatattttattttttaattgtaaGGGTAATTCGGTAAAATCAAATAAGGGGTATTTCAAATGCTATGATGTGCTGCATATCGACTTGACCTAGATCAAGGGACAAGAAGTTTTGTGGTAGGTCTCAACCAAGATAAATGGGTGTTTTTGGGGACACTAAACTATATTGAAGATACTTAGATAGATCTTGCTGGTTAATTCAGTAAAATTAGGAAGAGGGGTATTTTCGgaatattttttaaacatcagTTTTCTTTCAGGTATTTGTGTTTGAGTCAAACCCCTTTTGGTCTTAGTATAAATAAGGCTTGTAATTCATTAAGAACTAAGTTTTCTTCTCTTCCAACAGTATACTTAGGCTCCAAGTAATTGTCAATTCCCCTGTTCGTGTTCTTTCTTATTCCTTTGTTTATACTCTTTTTGTTAAGTTGGTGCACAAAGATCAAGGCGTGAAGCAGATCCTTTTGAttacatatattaatatattacatgtACAGTAATAAAAAATTACATAATCAAAAGAGAGAAAACTTACGGTATGGATTCatatatatatgatgtataaGTATTGAGGGTATATTGGTCATTTTGCTGTTTTATGCTCTAGGAGTTGGGAATTGTGTCATGGCTTGTGTTTTTACTTGGaaatgttttttctttttgtttgtttttataacTTTATAAATGATTGATGTGTTGAATATGATGACAAAATCTCGTTATTATAGAAATGTCATCTATATACAAAGCAATTTTTGCTGCTATAAATATAATAGGGTAGAGTTTTTAACTTCTTATTACAACATTCTAATTTGAAAAACCGACTCGATTATAGCAATGCTATAATGTGCCAATATAATTGGGTAGAATCCATGGTTATTAGAACTATTTTTGTCTTCTCATACAAGGTATCTACATCTTGCAGGAAAAACTTTGATTACTATTTACTTATGGCTTGTAAATGACATTTAAAACAAGATAGTTCTGCAAATTATTAATGAAAATATGAGCAGACAAAAAACTAAGCTAATTGACAACTTTTAACAATTTCATCCCCTTTCTAATTTGTTACACATGCTTTGCAGGTGTCACTAAAAATCTAGAATATTGAAAAATGGAGGTTGTATCTTCAATTTTTCGATTGTGGATGGTAACTTTCTGATGCCACAATGAGCAAAACTAAGCACTTCTAGATTCAATAGTTCACCAATAACAGAGCAATCAAACATCAATAGACACCGATGGAGAATGAGTGTTTGTAGCTTGGTGGAGCATTCAAGTGATTTGGGAAGCAATGGATACTGAATTTTTTCAAATGCTACAACTTCAAGATTTTCCATTCTTTCATAACAACCTTGAGAAAACTTAAACGACTTATCTCCATCCATAAGTCTCATAAGTGACAAGTTTGGGTACTCAGAGTCACCAGAGTCACCAGGAAACTCAGGCATTCCTGTGCAAGTAATAGAAACTCTTTTGCAAGAATCTTACAACTAGGATATATCTTTTCCTTCACAAAATATGTAAGGAACATGAATACTATAATGAAGCAACTGGATGGTACAATCCTTGATGTCAAAAAGCACATGGAAAGAAACAACATTAGTAATCTGGAGATACCTTCTCGTATACCTGGTTGGTTGGAAGAAGTCGAAAAGACCAAAGAAAAAGCTCAAAACATTTCAAGTACTAGGAATGGATGTTTTAACTTGAAAATGAGGCAACAAGTAGGAAGGAATGCATTCAAGATCACAGAGGAGATGGAAAGTTTTATTGATGAAAACAATAAGATAACTTGGAGTGATGCTCAAAGATGTCTTGGGAAAGTGAACTCGAAAATCGCATCCAGTTTTGCACCTTTGGATGGTGATGCCCAAAATCACTTCAAATCAAGAGAGAGGACTTTCAAGGATGTGCTCGGGTTTCTTCAACAAGATCACCAAGAGCCAAGTGATAGTCCTATGTGGAATGGGAGGTGTGGGGAAAACCACTATGTTCAAGTGGAAAAGACTGCAAAAGATAAGAAAATGTTTGATTATGTTGTGAAGGTGGTTATTGGGCAACAAATTAACATGTTTTCTATTCAGCAAGCTGTAGCAGAATATATGGGTCAATCCCTTACTGAAACGAGTCAAACAGCAAGAATAGATCGTCTTCGTATAACATTTGGGAACCTTCCAGAAGGTAAAAGAAAGGTTTTAGTGATATTTGATGATGTATGGGAGACTATTGAACTCAAAGATATTTGACTGAGTCCTTTGCCCAATGGCTTCAAGTTGTTGCTGACATCACGAAATGAAAATATTTGCAAACAAATTGCAGTAGAAGCTAATTCGGATTCGACACTAGTTCGAGTGGATGTGATGGTGGAGCTTGAAGCACATAATTTCTTTTGGCAAATCACAGGAGTTTCAAAACAACATGATATGGAGCTGAATCAAATAGGAAGTGAAATTGTGAGAAGATGTGTTTTTTTGCCCCTTGCCATTAAACTCATCGCCAAAACCCTTCAATTTCATGAAGTTTTTGCATGGAGAGATACTTTTCaacggttgaagaagaagaatcttgatGAGAATGTGCAAGAAGTTATTAAGATAAGctataattatataaaaacagAGGAGGAAAAGGTGATTTTTCTTCTATGTGGCTTGTTTCCTGATAACTTTAATATTCCAATCCAGGAACTCACAAGATATGCATGGGGCCTACGGGTATTAAGTGAAGTATCTACTTTGGGAGAGGCTAGAGACAAGACAAAAACATGTGTGCAGAATCTTAAAAATGCAAATTTATTGATGGATAGAGATTACATTGGGTGTGTCAAAATGCATGATCTTGTGCTTGCTTTTGTGTTAAGTAGAGTTTCGAAAGGTGACCATGAACCATGGTGATATTTCAAAGTGGAGTATAGTTGAAGTGGAAGATTCTTGCAAAAGAGTTTCTATTACCTGCGCAGGAATGTTGGTGACTCTAAGTGCCCAAACTTATCACTTTTGAGACTTATGGATGAAGATAAGTCGCTTAAGTTTTCTCAAGGTTTTGATGGAAGAATGGAAAATCTTGAAGTTGTAGCATATGAAAAAATTCAGTATCTATTGCTTCTCAGATCACTTGGATGCTCCACCAAGCTACGAACACTCATTCTCCATCAGTGCCTATTGATGTTTGATTGCTCTGCTATTGGTGAACTCTTGAATCTGGAAGTGCTCAGTTTTGCTCATTGTGGCATCGCAAAGTTACCATCCACAATCGGAAAGATTGAAGTGAAGGAATGTGATAATCTTGTGAATTTGTTTCCAACCAATCCCATGTCTTTGTTGGGTCGTCTGGAGGAGCTTCATGTTTCTGAATGAGGAAGCATTGAAGTCTTATCTGACATGGACGTGAGTTGTATTGGTGAAATTGAAGAATTCAGTAGCAAGTTGAAACACATTAAGGCATATAGGTTGGATAAGCTAAGAGAGTTGTGGAGGATGAAAGGGGAAAGTAGCTCTAATATCCTTATTCGTAGCTTTCAAGTTGTTGGAAGTATAGAAATAAGGTGTGAGAGGTTTGTAAACATATTCACACTTAGTGTCTCCAAATATGATATGAGAACTAAAGATGAAAGTGGTTCAAAAACCGGACTGGTTTACTCGGACCCAGAGAAAACCCAGAACCCGGAATTGATGAATTATGAGAACCCGGAACCGGACCGGTATACGGTAATCGGTTCCGGTTATCAAACCGGGTAAAGTGGGTATGAAACCGAAAATTGATAATTGGAACCGGATTTGTGTATTAGACCCGGAAATAATCGGAAACCAGAAATGGAACCAAAAACCTGGAATTTTGGAACAACAGAAAAAAAATATTGTAACATGATTAAAGGTTGTAATGAAAAAAGaaatatttagaataattaatcaaaaaattGAATATATAACGATTTGTAAAAGATCCACCGTAAATAGGCTAAAAGCTTATAGAACTTTAACCCATTAAGCCAACAAAACAAATTgatactaaaaataataaaacttcGGATTTCACCATTTTTGATCAACTACGCTATTATGTAGTTAAAttcattcaaatcaaacaatataACTTGTTACAAAAGTTATTACAATATAACGTATCTAAGCAGTTACATAAgaccaaattttcaaaatttcctaCAAATGACGAAATCACCCTTTTTAATTAAACCATTCTTTAACATATAAAACCAAACTTATAAccatttatctaatatttatatcACAATATAATTTATGGTTCTCACAAATAAAGTTCTTAGAGAGAGGAGAATGGGAGGTAGGCCGGGGTTTGGTTAGGTGAATGCCATACTTCATATCGTGAGTTTTCCATTACTTCAATGTTTTCTCTCTTTTTATTATGAGAGCTGATATGTAAATTGAGATTATTATAAACATACATATATTTAGAACTATGGGATTTTCAAATATGTGCCCTAAGGCACATATAAGAAGTATTAATTAATCACaattattaccataattaaaatgttaaacacattaattataagaaatattaccataattaaatataaaatttcattaataatttccataattaatgcatttcatatttaattatggtaataattatgattaattaatacttTTTATATGTGCCCTTAaggcacatattagaaaatccctTTGTAAAAAGAGCTAATAAGTTGATGGGTATTTTATCATAatctatataatttttaaaaaataaatatactaAGGAATATATTTTTGGTATAGAAAATGATGTAGGATTAAAGATAGTCTAAgagaaatttatttatatttcctatgtaaaaactttataaaacgtATAAAAACCGGTTCTGGTCCATTAAACCAGGTTCCGGTTTTTTTACTTATCCGGTTCCAAAAACCAGTTCCGGTTTTTTTACCCGGGTTACCCGGATAAGACTAATTTTGGAACCCAATACCCGGACCGTTTAAGCATTTTCCGGTTATACCGGTTCCGGTCCTGTTTTCCAGTTTTACAACTCATCCCTAGGACTAAATCCACAACGAAATGCAATAAAGACGACATCAGGaagatttcaaaaattaaactgaAATTGAAACTTTGATTAAATAACAGGGACTAGAGATGTAATTTACTTTTTAACTTGCTATTTTACATTGACCAGTGACAAATCTGAAACAAAAAACAATGTTAGGGgctgatttgaaaaaaaaaagttgtactgAATATGCAACTTTGGGTGTAACACAGGGACCATTATTGTAACTAACTCTTTATTTCAAAGAATTAAAAAACACGACGCCTAGATAAAATAAAGAGTTTAAAATACCTATTTTGTGTCTCCGAATCACCTTTGGAGTTGATGTAAATTCAATTCCACCAGTATTGTTGTCACTATTTTTCACTGCCCCTTTCTTCCTGAGTTCTAGATTCTGTTTGGGGAGATGGGCAAAATGAAACTTTTAGCTTTAACTTGaaacctttttattttatttgttattatttcaCAAAAGAAGCAACAACTTTGTTAGTGATGAAAATCCTAGCTAGCATGAAGACAAGTTGTTGGATACATTGTAGGGCTAAatatagcaacgtactttcatttatttgcttATTATCGCATCCTTGTttcttttctttgtattacaacattgtactttcaagGAATTTTATTGTCAAAtctttttcttattaagacattgtattttgaaaaaactACTTATTATAGCAGTGAAAATTGTTTCGTATCTTGAATTGCTACAATTTTGTGGAGCactcaaagtacaatgttgtaatgggAATAATtgaaagtaaaatgctataataaataaataaaattattttactATTTCTTGCATTCGACCCAAAATGTGAATGTGAAAAGGTAAACGTCAGAGAAAGAACCTTTATGTCATTGAAAAACGACTTTAATCCATCCAATGACATGTCAAAGTTTTCATATTGTCTATTGGATTTCCTTATCCACTTTGGaatatttgttaaaaaaaaaaaaaaaaaaaaaaaaaaaaatcttgacgACATCGCTCATCTGCTTGCAAAATTAACCATGATAAGGAGTCCAATATGTTGAGATATCACCCATTTTAGGAATAAATTTTATAATAATGCCCTGTTATAGAAAACAgctaaaaatatttattaatataaagAGTAGTAACTTCATTTCACTTAAGGGCTGATAAATCTCTACTTCACCAGCTTGTATAACTCGATCACTTAGACACAGATTATCCAGCTTCTATACTACCAGCCTCAAGAGCTATGTCATCTATATTACTGAAAACaggtaaaaaaaaaacttttccagTTTTGGTTGTTATTTTAAGGTTTCATATCAATTTTGGTCCCAAATAGCTTTGTAATTTCTACTTTCTTTTCTCCTGATTTCAGGAATGTCATCAAAACCAAAAACAATTTTCACTGCTACAACTGGGGAGGATTTCCAAAGTATAATTTccaaataggaaaaaaaaaaaattggaagttTTGAAAGCATGATGAATGAAACAGTGCAATGAGCCTTACACACTATGACTGAAAGTGAAACTCTCCCTACGTCAGCTAACGTCTGATTCCCCTTTTATTCTCCATTCTCTCTCCTCTAACCGAATATCCTTTGGTCCCCCACCTTTTGAACTTCTAGAATATACCAATAATGCCCTTGGAGTAGGTGCGTGTTGAATTAACAGTTCTCAATTCTCATCACCAGCAAAAGACCAATATATCCTCAATAGTCAATACATCAAATGTGCGACAAGATGTTATATACTTAGTTTTCAATTGATAATATCTTGTTTTTAAACTTTATATTGGACGAATCAGTCATTAGCctggagggagtggtgccacAGAAACCGCACTCCCTTCATTGCCACGTAAGCACCATGTCAGCTTTTACCACAAAAGTATGGTTCCTTGTCACACCTAAGGAGTGGTGCCATATTTTTTTAAGGATTTAAATTAGATAtgacttcatttttaattaaaaaaaacataaaatttaattacttcaaaataaaaaaacattgcaTTGCATTgcttaaaataaaatttaaaaaaaaaatgaaatttaaaaaaaaaatactgcaaacttaaaaaaaacacacacacatgaaacgattaaaataacttataaaataAACTCAAATAAAATAACTtacaaaggaaaaaaaaaaactttattaatTAAAGTGCCAGTGGGAACAATggcaaacatatatttttttaattttataaaacaatttatttttaataaaaagcaTAACCTCAATACTTGTCATGTTCAATATACtagaataatttaaattaacaaaaaaaataaataaaaaacaaagcaCAAGAAAATAGAAATACTCCCTGGATTTGTTTCaattgtatgtgtgtgtttttgtaGCCCATGCATAGTCCATTTAGGAATTTTAAAACAACCCAAACTAAAaataagaagagagagagagagaaaagaatgTGGTAATAAACAGCCGTGGGGGAAGGGAGTGCGGTTTAAACCGCATGCTAGGGGCGGTGTTCTCCATTGACACGGTCACAAACCACAGTGGAAACTGCACCCACTCCGCATAGTCTTACAGAAATGGCAGAAAGTCGTACTAAATACGCAAATAGCTTTTGTACTCCATATTTCTTGATCTCCACTTCTTTCCCATATGTGCAACAAGATGTCATATACTAGTTTTCAAGGGGAAGAAAAGGAATTAGTGTGAAGCTTCGAGTTGATTATGGATGATTCAGAGAGGGATTCAAGAGTAGCATCATTGTAATTTAGATTGATTGAATAGGGCGATGAAAACCTGCATCGAACAAAAGATCTGTAACcaaattttattgtttttatttcagAGTTTAGATAATGTTATGATGATGTTATACATTGCCTATGATCTTTGCAAAGAAAACATCCTTGGGTGACACACTCAACTTACAAGAGAGAAATGGACTCGCTTCTTCAAGAATG containing:
- the LOC111907181 gene encoding uncharacterized protein LOC111907181 yields the protein MNTIMKQLDGTILDVKKHMERNNISNLEIPSRIPGWLEEVEKTKEKAQNISSTRNGCFNLKMRQQVGRNAFKITEEMESFIDENNKITWSDAQRCLGKVNSKIASSFAPLDGDAQNHFKSRERTFKDVLGFLQQDHQEPSDSPMWNGRCGENHYVQVEKTAKDKKMFDYVVKVVIGQQINMFSIQQAVAEYMGQSLTETSQTARIDRLRITFGNLPEGKRKVLVIFDDVWETIELKDI
- the LOC122196581 gene encoding disease resistance protein At4g27190-like, yielding MVELEAHNFFWQITGVSKQHDMELNQIGSEIVRRCVFLPLAIKLIAKTLQFHEVFAWRDTFQRLKKKNLDENVQEVIKISYNYIKTEEEKVIFLLCGLFPDNFNIPIQELTRYAWGLRVLSEVSTLGEARDKTKTCVQNLKNANLLMDRDYIGCVKMHDLVLAFVLSRVSKGDHEPW